A genomic segment from Flavobacterium sp. 9R encodes:
- a CDS encoding putative quinol monooxygenase, whose protein sequence is MFVRIVKLSFHPEHCAAFLANFELMKQQIRNAPGNRLLELYQDKTNSNVFFTYSYWETEDDLENYRQSALFNEVWTFTKQLFNAKPEAWSVDKIAVLP, encoded by the coding sequence ATGTTTGTACGAATTGTAAAGTTGAGTTTTCATCCAGAACATTGTGCTGCCTTTTTGGCCAATTTCGAATTGATGAAGCAACAAATCAGAAATGCTCCTGGCAACCGTTTATTAGAATTGTATCAAGACAAAACAAATTCTAATGTATTTTTCACCTATAGTTATTGGGAAACTGAGGACGATTTAGAAAACTACAGACAATCGGCCTTATTCAATGAAGTATGGACCTTTACCAAACAATTATTTAATGCCAAACCTGAAGCTTGGAGTGTAGATAAAATAGCTGTTTTACCCTAA
- a CDS encoding S-adenosyl-l-methionine hydroxide adenosyltransferase family protein, giving the protein MSIITLTTDYGLKDYFVGALKGKILTTNPEATIVDLSHDIDPFNIVEASYVLSAAYANFPKGTVHLIGVDIELNKENQHIAIQWNDHYFIAADNGILSMLCQKIVPQKMVAINIHDRLHHGATDMDVFVQVACHLAKGGLLNVIGKEIPAIKEITEMQVALNDQGNQLTGSVMYIDHFGNVVTNISKAQFTEAAKGRAYEIILRTKSIKTIVSNYSAIAVSDKYPIKYYEGEKLALFNEAGYLEIAIYRSNPSKVGSAHSLLGLNYRDTITIKFS; this is encoded by the coding sequence ATGTCAATAATTACTCTTACTACCGATTACGGCTTAAAAGACTACTTTGTAGGCGCTCTTAAGGGTAAGATATTAACGACAAATCCAGAGGCAACAATTGTCGATTTATCGCATGATATTGACCCTTTTAATATCGTAGAAGCCAGTTATGTACTTAGTGCGGCTTATGCCAATTTTCCAAAAGGGACAGTACATTTAATTGGCGTAGATATTGAGTTAAACAAAGAAAATCAGCATATTGCCATTCAGTGGAACGACCATTATTTTATTGCCGCCGACAATGGTATTTTGAGTATGTTGTGTCAAAAAATAGTCCCACAAAAAATGGTTGCCATCAACATTCACGATCGATTGCATCATGGTGCTACCGATATGGATGTCTTTGTACAGGTAGCTTGCCATTTGGCCAAAGGAGGACTACTTAATGTCATAGGAAAAGAAATACCTGCGATTAAAGAAATAACCGAAATGCAAGTTGCTTTGAATGATCAAGGCAATCAATTAACGGGTTCGGTTATGTATATCGATCATTTTGGCAATGTGGTAACTAACATTAGTAAAGCTCAATTTACGGAAGCCGCCAAAGGTCGTGCCTACGAGATAATTTTACGAACCAAAAGTATTAAGACCATAGTTTCCAATTATTCGGCTATTGCGGTTTCAGACAAGTATCCTATCAAGTATTATGAAGGTGAAAAGTTGGCCTTGTTCAATGAAGCAGGTTATTTAGAAATTGCGATTTACAGAAGTAATCCATCAAAAGTAGGTTCCGCTCATAGTTTATTGGGATTGAATTATAGAGATACCATAACTATCAAATTTTCATAA
- a CDS encoding PhoH family protein: MNERTIELVDIAPKEFWGAQDTHLEMIKKYYPKLKIVARGSTLKAFGEKEVLDEFEKQFQRLMLHFTRYNNIDLNVIERVIMNDAQDNRKMADYDKILVHGVGGKIIKAMTPNQQLLVDTLNKNDMVFAVGPAGTGKTYTGVAMAVKALKEKQVKKIILTRPAVEAGENLGFLPGDMKEKLDPYMQPLYDALRDMLPNEKLEDYITKGIIQIAPLAFMRGRTLDHAFVILDEAQNTTHSQMKMFLTRMGKCAKFMITGDPGQVDLPRRTISGLKEALLVLKDIEGIGIIYLDDKDIVRHRLVKKVIDAYKQIENNDY, translated from the coding sequence TTGAACGAAAGAACCATCGAGCTTGTTGATATTGCTCCAAAAGAGTTTTGGGGCGCTCAAGATACTCATCTTGAAATGATTAAAAAATATTATCCCAAGCTTAAAATCGTGGCTCGTGGCTCAACTTTAAAAGCTTTTGGGGAAAAAGAAGTCTTAGATGAATTTGAAAAACAGTTCCAAAGACTCATGCTACATTTTACAAGATACAACAATATCGACTTAAATGTGATTGAACGAGTAATCATGAATGATGCTCAAGACAATCGAAAAATGGCTGATTACGACAAAATTCTGGTACACGGAGTAGGAGGTAAGATCATCAAAGCCATGACGCCCAATCAGCAATTGTTGGTGGATACCTTAAACAAAAACGACATGGTGTTTGCAGTTGGACCTGCAGGTACGGGTAAAACTTATACAGGGGTTGCCATGGCCGTAAAAGCGCTAAAAGAAAAACAAGTAAAAAAAATAATCTTGACACGTCCCGCTGTAGAAGCTGGAGAGAATTTAGGTTTTTTACCAGGCGACATGAAAGAGAAATTGGATCCTTACATGCAACCTTTATACGATGCGCTACGTGACATGCTTCCCAACGAAAAATTGGAAGATTATATTACCAAAGGAATCATTCAAATCGCTCCTTTGGCATTCATGAGAGGAAGAACGCTGGATCACGCTTTTGTGATATTGGACGAAGCACAAAATACCACGCACTCCCAAATGAAAATGTTCCTCACCCGTATGGGAAAATGTGCCAAATTCATGATCACTGGTGACCCAGGACAAGTGGATTTGCCGAGAAGAACTATTTCTGGACTCAAAGAAGCCTTACTCGTTTTGAAAGACATTGAAGGCATTGGAATCATCTATTTAGACGACAAAGATATTGTACGTCATCGACTGGTCAAAAAAGTAATCGATGCCTACAAACAGATTGAAAACAATGATTATTAG
- a CDS encoding Cof-type HAD-IIB family hydrolase translates to MHQDIKVIISDLDGTLLNSNHQITAKTKEVFHQLYQKGYTIIIATGRHHIDAKAILKELDFPLYLVTSNGARIHSPNNELLFSFDIESEIVASVFQLDIDPTITTVLFKEEVWLTSKTNKKINSFQRDLSYPPEVVDFSSLRDYSAIKLFFTHESHEVLVALKDQILDTHSDVLSHAFSLPFCLEFMDKSVDKSVAIERILNKEGFTFENAIAFGDGFNDERMLAAVAKGLIMENAPAALKNKLHHLEVIESNDSNAVAKYITNHFFK, encoded by the coding sequence ATGCATCAAGATATAAAAGTAATTATTTCTGATTTAGACGGTACTTTGCTCAATTCAAATCACCAAATCACAGCAAAGACCAAAGAGGTATTCCATCAATTGTACCAAAAAGGATATACCATTATCATTGCGACTGGGAGACACCATATTGATGCTAAGGCAATCTTAAAGGAACTGGATTTTCCTTTGTATTTAGTAACGTCAAACGGGGCAAGAATTCATAGTCCTAATAATGAACTCTTGTTTTCTTTTGATATAGAAAGCGAAATAGTAGCCTCTGTTTTTCAATTAGACATTGACCCTACCATCACTACTGTGCTCTTTAAAGAAGAAGTTTGGCTAACATCCAAAACCAATAAAAAGATAAATAGCTTTCAAAGAGACTTGTCCTACCCACCAGAAGTAGTTGATTTTAGTAGTTTGAGGGATTATAGTGCTATAAAACTATTCTTTACGCACGAAAGTCACGAAGTTCTAGTAGCTTTAAAAGACCAAATTCTAGATACACATTCCGATGTGCTCTCTCACGCCTTTAGTTTACCTTTTTGCCTAGAGTTCATGGATAAGTCAGTAGATAAAAGTGTCGCCATTGAAAGAATTCTAAATAAAGAAGGTTTTACCTTTGAAAACGCCATTGCCTTTGGAGACGGATTTAATGATGAAAGAATGTTAGCGGCTGTGGCCAAAGGGTTAATAATGGAAAATGCTCCCGCTGCTTTAAAGAACAAACTACATCATTTGGAAGTAATCGAATCGAATGATAGTAACGCTGTCGCAAAGTATATTACGAACCATTTTTTTAAATAG
- a CDS encoding prolyl oligopeptidase family serine peptidase, whose translation MIKNSLLALALLATSFIQAQQLKLEEIMKGNDFIGWQPENPRWSPDGQKVFFEWNPNKEWGASTYFWQKGATAPKLASPEEAAFSRYNIKINKSGTIGYYSNKGAIFSYALKDKATKKLYATTASITNLELGSREGVLFFVQNDNLMQLDTKEGTLLQLTNFKKGTSKNKKEDDKSFLKTQQTELFQFIRDQEAKKKWNAERAKAIKSDFPKEYWYGDDNLEAFKMNPNGRFATFRLTEEAKNKSEKMEVFITADGYNQSPETKEKVSVKNLVNSKMGIYNVAKDTVYIINFSKLSHIKDQPEYYALYDNLKKKDKEEKLIIAQDPVYNETGSFAVVEIRSQDNKERWLVNLNLENGTFEEIDHQHDEAWIGGPGIPSYSFGSGNLGFLYDNETIYFQSEATGFSHLYTYNLKTKKKTQVTTGKWEVRDVTLSKDKKTFYLSTNTTHPGNREFYKLNVNDTVLQPILTADGAHEVSISPDEATLLVRYSYKDKPWELYVASNVKNAKLSPITSSTTEAFRSYKWRKPEVITYKAQDGATVYARVYQPEEAKANKAAVIFVHGAGYLQNAHNYWSNYHREYMFHNLLTDLGYTVLDIDYRGSDGYGRDVRTGIYRFMGGKDLSDHIDGKKVLVDKYGIDPNRVGIYGGSYGGFITLMAMLTTPKEFASGAALRSVTDWAHYNHGYTGNILNFPETDPIAFQKSSPIYYADKLEGNLLMLHGMVDDNVEYKDIVRISQRFIELGKKNWSLASFPVEAHGFRETYSWIDEYSRILQLFEATIGKKETK comes from the coding sequence ATGATTAAAAACAGTTTACTCGCTCTTGCCTTATTGGCTACCTCTTTTATTCAAGCACAACAGCTTAAATTGGAAGAAATCATGAAAGGAAATGATTTCATTGGTTGGCAACCCGAAAATCCGCGTTGGTCCCCAGACGGCCAAAAAGTTTTTTTTGAATGGAATCCCAACAAAGAATGGGGAGCAAGTACGTATTTCTGGCAAAAAGGGGCCACAGCGCCAAAATTAGCTTCTCCTGAAGAAGCTGCTTTCTCTCGATACAATATCAAAATCAACAAAAGTGGCACCATAGGTTACTATAGTAATAAAGGCGCTATTTTTTCATATGCATTAAAAGACAAAGCAACCAAAAAACTATATGCCACAACTGCTTCTATTACCAATTTAGAATTAGGAAGTAGGGAAGGGGTTTTGTTTTTTGTTCAAAATGATAACTTGATGCAGTTGGATACTAAAGAAGGAACCTTGCTTCAACTCACTAATTTCAAAAAAGGAACCTCTAAAAACAAAAAAGAGGACGATAAATCATTTCTAAAAACGCAACAAACAGAATTGTTTCAGTTCATTAGAGACCAAGAGGCGAAAAAGAAATGGAACGCTGAAAGAGCTAAAGCCATTAAATCGGATTTTCCAAAGGAATACTGGTATGGAGACGATAATTTAGAGGCTTTTAAAATGAATCCAAATGGCCGATTCGCTACTTTTAGACTCACCGAAGAAGCAAAAAACAAAAGTGAAAAAATGGAAGTGTTTATCACTGCCGACGGTTACAACCAATCACCTGAGACTAAAGAAAAAGTGTCTGTCAAAAATTTAGTGAATTCGAAAATGGGAATTTATAATGTAGCCAAAGACACGGTATACATAATCAATTTTTCAAAATTATCACATATCAAAGACCAACCAGAATATTATGCGTTATATGATAATCTGAAAAAGAAAGACAAAGAAGAAAAATTAATTATTGCGCAAGACCCAGTGTATAACGAAACGGGTTCCTTTGCGGTGGTAGAAATCCGAAGCCAAGACAACAAAGAGCGTTGGTTGGTGAATCTCAATCTAGAAAACGGTACTTTCGAAGAGATAGACCACCAACATGACGAGGCTTGGATTGGTGGACCTGGCATTCCTTCCTATTCCTTTGGTTCAGGTAATTTGGGCTTTTTGTATGACAATGAAACCATTTATTTCCAATCGGAAGCTACTGGTTTTTCTCATTTGTATACCTATAATTTGAAGACAAAAAAGAAAACACAAGTAACAACTGGCAAATGGGAAGTGCGAGACGTTACCTTGTCAAAAGATAAGAAAACATTCTATTTGTCAACTAATACAACGCATCCTGGAAATCGTGAGTTTTATAAATTAAATGTCAATGATACCGTTCTGCAACCAATATTGACTGCCGATGGAGCGCATGAAGTAAGCATATCTCCTGATGAAGCTACATTATTGGTTCGTTATTCTTATAAAGATAAACCATGGGAATTGTACGTAGCTTCTAATGTAAAAAACGCAAAACTTAGTCCTATTACAAGTTCTACTACCGAAGCTTTCAGAAGCTACAAATGGAGAAAACCAGAAGTGATTACCTATAAAGCACAAGACGGGGCTACTGTTTACGCAAGAGTATACCAACCGGAAGAAGCTAAAGCAAATAAAGCAGCAGTAATTTTTGTACATGGCGCGGGTTATTTGCAAAACGCCCACAATTATTGGAGCAATTACCACAGAGAATACATGTTCCATAACTTGTTGACGGATTTAGGTTATACCGTATTGGATATAGACTATAGAGGTAGTGATGGGTATGGAAGAGATGTAAGAACGGGTATTTATCGTTTTATGGGAGGAAAAGACCTTTCAGATCATATAGATGGAAAAAAAGTTTTAGTAGACAAATACGGAATTGACCCAAACAGGGTAGGGATTTATGGTGGATCTTATGGAGGTTTTATTACTTTGATGGCGATGCTAACGACTCCAAAAGAGTTTGCTTCTGGAGCAGCTTTACGTTCTGTAACCGATTGGGCACATTACAATCATGGCTATACAGGTAATATTTTGAATTTCCCTGAAACGGATCCTATTGCTTTTCAAAAAAGCTCTCCAATATATTACGCAGATAAATTGGAAGGAAATCTGTTGATGCTTCACGGAATGGTTGATGATAATGTAGAATATAAAGATATCGTTAGAATTTCCCAGAGATTTATTGAACTAGGGAAAAAGAATTGGAGCTTGGCTTCATTCCCAGTAGAAGCCCATGGCTTTAGAGAGACTTATTCTTGGATAGACGAATACAGCAGAATTTTGCAATTGTTCGAAGCAACCATCGGAAAAAAAGAGACCAAGTAA
- a CDS encoding phosphoribosylaminoimidazolesuccinocarboxamide synthase: MSTTITTTNFSFPNQKSLYRGKVREVYNINDELLVMVATDRLSAFDVVLPKGIPYKGQILNQIATKFMELTKDIVPNWLVATPDPSVAVGHLCTPFKVEMVIRGYLSGHAAREYAAGKRTLCGVTMAEGLKENDKFPEPIITPTTKADNGEHDADISREAILSNGIVTEEDYLVLEKYTRALFQRGTEIAASRGLILVDTKYEFGKTKEGQIVLIDEIHTPDSSRYFYAEGYQERQEKGEEQKQLSKEFVRRWLIENGFQGKEGQQIPEMTEEYIESVSDRYIELYENIIGEKFVKADITNINERIENNVLEYLKG, translated from the coding sequence ATGAGTACAACGATTACAACAACCAATTTTAGTTTCCCGAATCAGAAATCCCTTTACCGAGGAAAAGTTCGTGAAGTTTACAATATAAACGATGAACTTTTAGTAATGGTAGCAACGGATAGACTCTCAGCATTCGATGTAGTATTGCCTAAAGGAATTCCATACAAAGGACAAATTCTAAATCAAATTGCTACTAAGTTCATGGAATTGACAAAAGACATTGTTCCTAATTGGTTAGTGGCCACTCCAGACCCAAGCGTAGCTGTTGGTCATCTGTGTACTCCTTTTAAAGTAGAAATGGTAATTAGAGGATACCTATCGGGTCACGCCGCTCGTGAGTATGCCGCTGGTAAAAGAACCCTTTGCGGAGTAACAATGGCGGAAGGACTCAAAGAGAACGATAAATTCCCAGAACCAATAATTACGCCAACAACAAAAGCAGATAACGGTGAACATGATGCTGATATATCAAGAGAAGCGATCTTGTCAAACGGTATCGTGACCGAGGAAGATTATCTTGTATTAGAAAAGTATACACGGGCATTGTTTCAACGTGGTACTGAAATAGCAGCTAGCCGTGGCTTGATTTTAGTAGATACCAAATATGAGTTTGGTAAAACAAAAGAAGGACAAATTGTTTTAATAGATGAAATCCATACACCAGATTCTTCTCGTTACTTTTATGCTGAAGGCTACCAAGAAAGACAAGAAAAAGGGGAAGAACAAAAACAATTGTCCAAAGAGTTTGTACGTCGTTGGTTAATTGAAAATGGTTTTCAAGGTAAAGAAGGACAACAAATTCCTGAAATGACTGAGGAATATATCGAATCCGTTTCTGATCGTTACATTGAATTGTATGAAAATATTATTGGCGAAAAGTTCGTGAAAGCTGATATTACAAATATTAATGAACGTATCGAAAACAATGTTTTGGAGTATCTAAAAGGATAA